The Miscanthus floridulus cultivar M001 chromosome 17, ASM1932011v1, whole genome shotgun sequence genome has a window encoding:
- the LOC136517189 gene encoding BI1-like protein produces the protein MASVAEMQPLAPAGYRRAPEMKEKVEASEVDLEAGTGETLYPGISRGESALRWGFVRKVYGILAAQLLLTTAVSALTVLHPTLNATLSDSAGLALVLAVLPFILMIPLYHYQHKHPHNFVYLGLFTLCLSFSIGVACANTQGKIVLEALVLTAGVVVSLTAYAFWASKKGKEFGYLGPILSSALTILVLTSFLQIFFPLGPVSVGLFGGLGALVFAGFILYDTENLIRRHTYDEYIWASVGLYLDILNLFLSILNMLRSMQSDN, from the exons atggcgTCGGTTGCGGAGATGCAGCCCCTCGCGCCGGCGGGGTACCGACGGGCGCCGGAGATGAAGGAGAAGGTGGAGGCGTCGGAGGTCGATCTGGAGGCCGGGACCGGGGAGACGCTGTACCCGGGGATCTCGCGCGGGGAGAGCGCCCTCCGCTGGGGCTTCGTCCGCAAGGTCTACGGCATCCTCGCCGCGCAGCTGCTCCTCACCACCGCCGTCTCCGCCCTCACCGTCCTCCACCCCACCCTCAACGCCACGCTCTCCGACTCCGCGGGCCTCGCGCTCGTGCTCGCCGTCCTGCCCTTCATCC TGATGATCCCATTGTATCATTATCAGCACAAGCACCCACACAATTTCGTTTACCTGGGTTTGTTCACTTTGTGCTTGAGCTTCAGCATTGGTGTGGCTTGTGCTAACACTCAAG GAAAAATTGTTCTGGAGGCTTTAGTATTGACGGCTGGTGTGGTGGTTTCTTTGACTGCGTATGCTTTCTGGGCCTCAAAGAAGGGCAAGGAATTTGGGTATCTGGGGCCTATTCTGTCTTCTGCGCTTACTATCCTTGTCCTAACTAGCTTTCTTCAG ATTTTCTTCCCATTGGGACCAGTGTCAGTTGGTTTGTTTGGTGGGCTAGGAGCTTTGGTGTTCGCAGGCTTCATTCTGTATGACACCGAGAACCTGATCAGGCGCCACACCTATGATGAGTATATCTGGGCATCAGTTGGGCTATACCTTGACATCCTGAACCTGTTCCTTTCCATCCTAAACATGCTCAGGAGCATGCAATCCGACAACTAG